One Mycobacterium sp. Aquia_216 DNA segment encodes these proteins:
- a CDS encoding DUF3560 domain-containing protein, whose protein sequence is MTIEIVHSAAEGTLVHGTSRGDGTNTILKAAGFRWFRTLGVWGIASSRDRQPNRYKINRAVDALRAAGHDVRVDVDDTHRPTAEAEADKAQRQEQRVGALHAKADRKAAAAEAAWETERRAVEALPPDGQPILIGHHSERRHRNAIARAHDATRRAIDATDLAQQANSRAEAAASTTAHRHNPVTVKNRIEKLQAEQRGDQRILDGHRRVVARSATHEYVDEFGPATGSYRDQVIARMAQRGDEIAYWNGVYADLQASGVASTHSRESISKGDLIKYRGHWYPVVRVNPKTVSVRLHEGASWTNTIGYHEISGHRLGSEPATTAND, encoded by the coding sequence ATGACCATCGAAATCGTGCACAGCGCCGCCGAAGGCACCCTCGTCCACGGCACCTCCCGCGGAGACGGCACGAACACCATTCTCAAAGCCGCCGGCTTTCGGTGGTTCCGCACACTGGGGGTGTGGGGCATCGCCAGCAGCCGCGATCGCCAACCCAACCGGTACAAAATCAACCGAGCCGTCGACGCGCTTCGCGCCGCCGGACATGACGTCCGCGTCGACGTCGACGACACCCACCGCCCCACCGCCGAGGCCGAGGCCGACAAGGCGCAGCGCCAAGAGCAACGCGTCGGCGCGCTCCACGCCAAAGCCGACCGCAAGGCGGCCGCAGCCGAGGCGGCCTGGGAGACCGAGCGCCGCGCCGTCGAGGCGCTGCCTCCCGACGGGCAGCCGATTCTGATCGGTCATCACAGCGAACGCCGACACCGCAACGCGATCGCCCGAGCCCACGATGCGACCCGCCGCGCCATCGATGCCACCGACCTGGCGCAGCAGGCCAACAGCCGGGCCGAGGCCGCGGCGTCGACAACGGCCCACCGGCACAACCCGGTCACCGTGAAGAACCGCATCGAGAAGCTGCAAGCCGAGCAGCGCGGCGATCAACGCATTCTCGATGGCCACCGCCGCGTCGTCGCCCGCAGCGCCACCCACGAATACGTCGACGAGTTCGGCCCGGCGACAGGGTCCTACCGCGACCAGGTGATCGCGCGCATGGCCCAACGCGGCGACGAGATCGCCTACTGGAACGGGGTTTACGCCGACCTGCAAGCCTCCGGTGTCGCCAGCACGCACAGCCGCGAGAGCATCAGCAAGGGTGACCTCATCAAGTACCGAGGCCACTGGTACCCGGTCGTCCGGGTCAACCCCAAAACGGTGTCGGTTCGCCTGCACGAAGGCGCCTCGTGGACGAACACGATCGGCTACCACGAGATCTCCGGTCACCGCCTGGGCAGCGAACCCGCCACCACGGCCAACGACTAG